One window of Natrinema sp. SYSU A 869 genomic DNA carries:
- a CDS encoding Lrp/AsnC family transcriptional regulator codes for MSDEPLDDLDRRIVYSLQQNARKTSASEIAEQAGVSASTVRNRIRNLEKSGILTGYRPEVNYEAASYQLQTLIVCTAPIPDREVLARKALEVPGVVAVREIMTGTENVHVEAIGSDSDDLSRIGRDLDELGLEVVDEDLIRNEYERAFHGFNVENV; via the coding sequence ATGAGCGACGAACCTCTTGATGATCTCGATAGACGTATTGTATATAGCCTTCAGCAGAACGCTCGCAAGACATCTGCAAGTGAAATCGCAGAACAGGCAGGCGTCTCGGCTAGTACAGTTCGGAACCGGATACGAAACTTGGAAAAGTCAGGCATCCTCACCGGATATCGTCCTGAAGTAAACTACGAGGCTGCTAGTTACCAGCTACAAACACTTATTGTCTGTACTGCACCCATCCCTGATCGAGAGGTCCTTGCGCGGAAAGCTTTAGAGGTGCCAGGCGTTGTCGCAGTCAGAGAAATTATGACTGGCACTGAGAATGTTCACGTTGAAGCGATTGGATCAGATAGTGACGACCTCAGCCGGATCGGTAGAGACCTTGACGAGCTCGGCCTTGAAGTCGTTGATGAGGACTTAATACGAAACGAGTATGAGCGCGCTTTCCACGGGTTCAACGTCGAAAACGTGTAG